A genome region from Pseudomonas anguilliseptica includes the following:
- a CDS encoding homoserine kinase, whose product MSVFTPLERHELEEFLAPYGLGRLRDFQGIAAGSENSNFFVSLEQGEFVLTLIERGPSADLPFFIELLDVLHEAGLPVPYALRTDSGEALRSLAEKPALLQPRLAGQHVHEANPHHCQEVGALLARIHLATRAQVLPRKSDRGLDWMLAEGPSLALQLPAEQLPLLRDALAEIHALKPRILALPLANLHADLFRDNVLFDGNHLAGVIDFYNACSGPMLYDLAIALNDWCSRDDGSLDSKRAQALLGAYAGLRPFTAAEAELWPAMLRIACVRFWLSRLIAAESFAGQEVLIHDPAEFQRRLAQRQQVELALPFAF is encoded by the coding sequence ATGTCGGTGTTTACCCCGCTTGAGCGCCACGAGCTCGAGGAGTTTCTCGCCCCCTATGGCCTGGGTCGCTTGCGCGACTTCCAGGGGATTGCTGCGGGCAGCGAGAACAGCAATTTCTTCGTCAGCCTGGAGCAGGGCGAATTCGTTCTGACCCTGATCGAGCGCGGCCCAAGCGCCGACCTGCCGTTCTTTATCGAACTGCTCGACGTGCTGCACGAAGCCGGCCTGCCGGTGCCTTACGCACTGCGCACTGACAGCGGTGAGGCGCTGCGCAGCCTGGCGGAGAAGCCGGCGCTGCTGCAGCCACGCCTGGCCGGCCAGCATGTGCACGAGGCCAACCCGCATCACTGCCAGGAAGTCGGCGCACTGCTGGCGCGCATCCACCTAGCCACCCGTGCACAGGTGCTACCGCGCAAGAGTGACCGGGGCCTGGACTGGATGCTGGCCGAAGGACCGAGCCTGGCCTTACAGCTGCCCGCTGAACAACTGCCGCTGCTGCGTGATGCGCTGGCGGAAATCCACGCGCTCAAGCCACGCATCCTCGCCTTGCCGCTGGCCAATCTGCATGCCGACCTGTTCCGCGACAACGTGCTGTTCGACGGCAACCATCTGGCCGGAGTGATCGACTTCTACAACGCCTGTTCGGGGCCGATGCTCTATGACCTGGCGATCGCCTTGAACGACTGGTGCTCACGGGATGACGGCAGCCTGGACAGCAAACGCGCGCAGGCGCTGCTCGGTGCTTACGCAGGTTTACGGCCCTTTACTGCGGCAGAAGCTGAATTGTGGCCGGCCATGCTGCGCATCGCCTGTGTGCGCTTCTGGCTGTCGCGCCTGATCGCCGCCGAATCCTTCGCCGGCCAGGAAGTGCTGATCCACGACCCGGCGGAATTCCAGCGGCGCCTGGCCCAGCGTCAACAGGTTGAGCTGGCGCTGCCATTCGCCTTCTAA
- a CDS encoding DUF2782 domain-containing protein produces MRALNRLLLASLLAFTTLVAHAEDPVSADPDVTIRQDGDRTIHEYRVNGFLYAVKVIPKGGKPYFLVRADGSDGNFVRSDSPDMLIPAWEIFSW; encoded by the coding sequence ATGCGCGCACTCAATCGCCTGTTGCTCGCCAGCCTGCTGGCATTCACCACCCTGGTCGCTCACGCCGAAGATCCGGTTTCGGCCGACCCGGATGTAACCATTCGCCAGGACGGCGACCGCACCATCCATGAATACCGGGTCAACGGTTTTCTCTACGCGGTCAAGGTCATCCCTAAAGGCGGCAAGCCGTACTTTCTGGTACGCGCCGATGGCAGCGATGGCAACTTCGTCCGTTCGGACAGCCCGGATATGTTGATTCCGGCCTGGGAAATTTTCAGCTGGTAA
- the polA gene encoding DNA polymerase I, with the protein MSQAPLVLVDGSSYLYRAFHALPPLTTSKGLPTGAVKGVLNMLKSLRKQYPKSPFAVVFDAKGGTFRDEMFAEYKANRPSMPDELRVQVEPLHASVRAMGYPLLCVEGVEADDVIGTLARQCAAEGRDVVISTGDKDMAQLVCPHVTLVNTMTGSVYDIDGVKAKFGVGPELIIDYLALMGDKVDNIPGVPGVGEKTALGLLVGVGGGLDVLYANLDKVPELPIRGAKTLPAKLAEHKDMAYLSYALATIKLDVPLNIAIDSLHPGEMDVPALMELYAELEFKTWRDELLRSNPAPAIKAPAVAPADDLFALAPSASAAPVVTPANSAADAPSVEAEVAELPAAAAFDYQCILEQAQFDVWLEKLRNAELIAFDTETTGLDAQQAQLVGLSFAVKAGEAAYIPVAHSYMGVPSQLDRDAVLKALRPILEDPSKAKVGQHAKYDINILANASTPIAVQGVAFDTMLESYVLDSTATRHDMDSLALKYLDHSNIRFEDIAGKGAKQLTFDQIDLAQAAPYAAEDADVTLRLHQHLWSKLSAEPSLAKVLQEIEMPLVPVLARIERQGALVDANLLGLQSNELGEKLVALERQAFEIAGEEFNLASPKQLGVILYEKLGLPVLSKTAKGQASTAEAVLAELAEQDFELPKVLMQYRSLSKLKSTYTDRLPEQINPRTGRIHTSYHQAVAATGRLSSTDPNLQNIPIRTAEGRRIRQAFVAPTGYKLLAADYSQIELRIMAHLAKDESLLDAFRHGRDVHKATAAEVFGVPLEAVTSDQRRSAKAINFGLIYGMSAFGLAKQIGCDRKQAQAYIDVYFARYPGVLAYMERTREQASEQGFVETLFGRRLYLPDIHAKNQALRKGAERTAINAPMQGTAADIIKRAMVTVNNWLSESGLDAKVILQVHDELVLEVREDLVEQVSEQIRPLMGNAAALDVPLLVEVGVGDNWDEAH; encoded by the coding sequence ATGAGCCAAGCCCCTCTCGTTCTGGTTGACGGTTCGTCTTACCTTTACCGTGCCTTTCACGCCCTGCCGCCGCTGACCACCTCCAAGGGCTTGCCCACCGGCGCGGTGAAGGGCGTGCTGAACATGCTCAAGAGCCTGCGCAAGCAGTACCCGAAAAGCCCGTTTGCCGTGGTGTTTGATGCCAAGGGCGGGACCTTTCGCGATGAAATGTTCGCCGAGTACAAGGCCAACCGCCCGTCGATGCCCGATGAGCTGCGCGTCCAGGTCGAGCCGCTGCACGCCAGCGTCAGGGCCATGGGCTACCCGCTGCTGTGCGTCGAGGGCGTCGAGGCCGATGATGTGATCGGCACCCTGGCCCGCCAGTGCGCCGCCGAGGGCCGCGATGTGGTGATCTCTACCGGCGACAAGGACATGGCCCAGCTGGTTTGCCCGCACGTTACGCTGGTCAACACCATGACCGGTAGCGTCTATGACATCGATGGCGTGAAAGCGAAATTCGGTGTCGGTCCTGAGCTGATCATCGATTACCTGGCGCTGATGGGCGACAAGGTCGACAACATTCCCGGCGTGCCGGGCGTGGGTGAAAAGACCGCGCTGGGCTTGCTGGTAGGTGTTGGTGGTGGCCTCGATGTGCTCTACGCCAACCTCGATAAGGTGCCGGAGCTGCCGATCCGCGGTGCCAAGACCCTGCCGGCCAAACTCGCCGAGCACAAGGACATGGCCTACCTGTCCTACGCGCTGGCGACCATCAAGCTGGATGTGCCGCTGAATATCGCCATCGACTCGCTGCACCCGGGCGAGATGGATGTGCCGGCCCTGATGGAGCTGTACGCCGAGCTGGAATTCAAAACCTGGCGCGATGAGTTGCTGCGCAGCAACCCGGCCCCGGCGATCAAAGCCCCAGCCGTAGCGCCTGCCGATGACCTGTTTGCTCTGGCGCCCAGCGCCAGTGCCGCTCCTGTCGTTACGCCGGCCAATTCGGCCGCTGATGCTCCGAGTGTCGAGGCTGAGGTTGCCGAGTTGCCCGCAGCGGCTGCGTTCGATTACCAGTGCATCCTCGAGCAGGCGCAGTTCGACGTCTGGCTGGAGAAATTGCGCAATGCCGAGCTGATCGCCTTCGACACCGAAACCACCGGTCTGGACGCCCAGCAGGCTCAACTGGTCGGCCTGTCCTTTGCGGTCAAGGCTGGCGAAGCGGCGTATATCCCGGTCGCGCATTCTTATATGGGCGTACCGAGTCAGCTCGATCGCGATGCGGTGCTCAAGGCGCTAAGGCCGATCCTCGAAGACCCAAGCAAGGCCAAGGTCGGTCAGCACGCCAAGTACGACATCAATATTCTCGCCAATGCCTCGACACCGATTGCGGTACAGGGTGTGGCCTTCGACACCATGCTCGAATCCTACGTGCTGGATTCCACCGCCACCCGTCATGATATGGACAGCCTGGCGCTCAAGTACCTGGATCACAGCAACATCCGCTTCGAGGACATCGCCGGCAAAGGCGCCAAGCAGCTGACCTTCGACCAGATCGACCTGGCCCAGGCTGCACCCTATGCCGCCGAAGATGCCGATGTGACCCTGCGTCTGCACCAGCACCTGTGGAGCAAACTGTCGGCTGAGCCGAGCCTGGCCAAGGTGCTGCAGGAAATCGAAATGCCGCTGGTGCCGGTGCTGGCGCGCATCGAGCGTCAGGGCGCGCTGGTCGACGCCAACTTGTTGGGGCTGCAAAGCAACGAACTGGGTGAGAAGCTGGTGGCACTGGAGCGCCAGGCGTTCGAGATTGCCGGTGAGGAGTTCAACCTGGCCTCGCCCAAGCAACTGGGTGTGATTCTCTACGAGAAACTGGGTTTGCCGGTGCTTAGCAAGACCGCCAAGGGCCAGGCATCCACCGCCGAAGCGGTGCTGGCCGAACTGGCTGAGCAGGATTTCGAACTGCCCAAGGTGTTGATGCAGTACCGCTCCCTGAGCAAGCTGAAAAGCACCTACACCGACCGTTTACCGGAGCAGATCAACCCGCGCACCGGGCGTATCCACACCAGCTATCACCAGGCGGTGGCGGCGACCGGGCGCTTGTCGTCCACCGACCCGAACCTGCAGAACATCCCGATCCGCACCGCCGAGGGACGGCGGATTCGCCAGGCCTTCGTCGCACCCACGGGTTACAAGCTGCTGGCGGCGGACTATTCGCAGATCGAGCTGCGCATCATGGCTCACCTGGCCAAGGACGAGAGCCTGTTGGACGCTTTCCGCCATGGCCGCGATGTGCACAAGGCCACTGCTGCCGAGGTGTTCGGCGTGCCTTTGGAGGCGGTCACCAGTGATCAGCGCCGCAGCGCCAAGGCGATCAACTTTGGCCTGATCTACGGCATGAGCGCCTTCGGCCTGGCCAAGCAGATCGGCTGCGACCGCAAGCAGGCGCAGGCCTATATCGATGTGTATTTCGCCCGCTATCCCGGCGTACTGGCCTATATGGAGCGCACCCGCGAGCAGGCGTCTGAGCAGGGCTTTGTCGAAACCCTGTTCGGCCGTCGTCTGTACTTGCCGGATATCCATGCGAAGAACCAGGCGCTGCGCAAAGGCGCCGAGCGCACCGCGATCAACGCGCCGATGCAGGGTACGGCTGCGGACATCATCAAGCGTGCGATGGTCACCGTGAACAACTGGCTGAGTGAATCCGGCCTGGATGCCAAGGTCATCCTGCAGGTGCACGACGAACTGGTGCTGGAAGTGCGTGAGGATCTGGTCGAGCAGGTCAGTGAGCAGATCAGGCCGCTGATGGGCAATGCCGCCGCGCTGGATGTACCGCTGCTGGTTGAGGTCGGTGTGGGCGATAACTGGGATGAGGCCCATTGA
- the yihA gene encoding ribosome biogenesis GTP-binding protein YihA/YsxC, producing the protein MQAKNPIIGLCQQATFLISAAKVDQCPEDFGHEVAFAGRSNAGKSSALNTLTHASLARTSKTPGRTQLLNFFKLDEERRLVDLPGYGYAKVPIPLKLHWQKHLEAYLGSRECLRGLMLMMDIRKPLTEFDILMLDWSVASEMPMHILLTKADKLAFGTAKNTLLKVRQDIHKGWGDRVSIQLFSAPKRIGIEEAQEVLAQWMQLGEFALPDDEEVDA; encoded by the coding sequence ATGCAAGCCAAGAACCCCATTATCGGCCTGTGCCAACAGGCCACTTTCCTTATCAGCGCGGCCAAAGTTGACCAGTGCCCCGAGGATTTCGGCCATGAAGTGGCCTTTGCCGGGCGCTCCAACGCCGGTAAATCCAGCGCCCTGAATACCCTGACCCACGCCAGCCTGGCGCGCACCTCGAAGACGCCGGGACGCACCCAGCTGCTCAACTTCTTCAAGCTCGACGAAGAGCGCCGCCTGGTCGACCTTCCGGGTTATGGCTACGCCAAGGTGCCGATCCCGTTGAAACTGCACTGGCAGAAGCACCTCGAAGCCTACCTGGGCAGCCGCGAATGCCTGCGTGGGCTGATGCTGATGATGGACATCCGCAAGCCGCTGACCGAGTTCGATATCCTCATGCTGGATTGGTCGGTTGCCAGCGAAATGCCCATGCATATCCTGTTGACCAAGGCCGATAAGCTGGCTTTTGGCACAGCGAAGAACACCTTGCTCAAGGTGCGTCAGGATATTCACAAGGGCTGGGGGGATCGCGTCAGCATCCAGCTGTTCTCTGCGCCCAAGCGCATTGGCATCGAAGAGGCTCAGGAAGTGCTGGCGCAATGGATGCAACTGGGCGAGTTTGCCCTGCCAGATGACGAAGAAGTCGACGCCTGA
- a CDS encoding c-type cytochrome — MKNLLIAAGVLMLSLSAQAAQDPEAVYARSCGVCHNGAIPTAPLKGDKAAWEPRLAKGTDALVQSVTNGLGAMPPRGLCMDCSAEDYQAVIKLMTE, encoded by the coding sequence ATGAAAAACTTGCTGATTGCAGCCGGTGTATTGATGCTGTCGCTGAGTGCTCAGGCTGCACAGGACCCAGAAGCCGTTTACGCGCGCTCTTGTGGGGTGTGCCACAACGGGGCGATCCCCACCGCGCCGCTGAAAGGCGACAAGGCTGCCTGGGAACCGCGCCTGGCCAAAGGCACCGATGCACTGGTACAGAGCGTCACCAATGGTTTAGGTGCCATGCCGCCACGTGGCTTGTGCATGGACTGCTCGGCCGAGGATTACCAAGCCGTCATCAAGTTGATGACCGAGTAA
- a CDS encoding c-type cytochrome yields MNKVLVSLLLTLGITGLAHAAGNAEAGQGKVVVCGACHAADGNSAAPNFPKLAGQGERYLLKQLKDIKSGARPVVEMTGLLDNLSDQDLEDISAYFASQQMSVGAADPKLVERGGELFRGGKLAEGMPACTGCHSPNGAGLDAAGYPQLGGQHATYIAKQLTDFREGNRTNDGDSMIMRSIAAKLSNKDIEAVSSFIQGLH; encoded by the coding sequence ATGAACAAAGTACTCGTGAGTCTGCTGTTGACCCTGGGCATCACCGGCCTGGCACATGCCGCAGGCAATGCTGAAGCCGGTCAGGGTAAGGTTGTTGTGTGTGGTGCGTGCCATGCTGCCGATGGTAATAGCGCTGCACCGAACTTCCCGAAACTGGCTGGTCAAGGCGAGCGTTACTTGCTCAAACAGCTGAAGGACATCAAGTCCGGCGCCCGCCCTGTGGTGGAAATGACCGGTTTGCTGGATAACCTCAGCGACCAGGATCTGGAAGATATCTCCGCCTATTTCGCCAGCCAGCAGATGAGCGTTGGCGCAGCCGACCCGAAACTGGTCGAGCGTGGCGGCGAGCTGTTCCGCGGCGGCAAACTGGCTGAAGGCATGCCTGCCTGCACCGGTTGCCATTCGCCGAATGGCGCTGGCCTGGATGCCGCCGGTTACCCGCAACTGGGTGGCCAGCACGCAACCTATATCGCCAAGCAGCTGACTGACTTCCGCGAAGGCAACCGCACCAATGACGGCGACAGCATGATCATGCGTTCGATCGCAGCCAAGCTGAGCAACAAGGACATCGAAGCGGTATCCAGCTTTATTCAGGGTCTGCATTGA
- a CDS encoding thiol:disulfide interchange protein DsbA/DsbL — translation MRNLILSATLVTASLFGLSAHAEPIEAGKHYVELNNPVAVAKPGKIEVVELFWYGCGHCYKFEETINPWIDTLPDDVNFVRIPAMFGGMWNVHGQLFITLEAMKAEHKVHAAVFDAIHVQGKKLATPEEMADFLAAEGIDKDAFLKTYNSFGVKSQLEKAKKLAMAYQISGVPVMIVNGKYRFDISSSGGPQQTLQVADHLIAKERAAQ, via the coding sequence ATGCGTAATCTGATTCTCAGTGCCACTCTCGTCACCGCCAGCCTGTTTGGCCTGAGCGCCCACGCCGAGCCAATCGAGGCCGGCAAACACTACGTCGAGCTGAATAACCCGGTTGCGGTTGCCAAGCCAGGCAAGATCGAAGTGGTCGAGCTGTTCTGGTACGGCTGTGGCCATTGCTACAAGTTTGAAGAAACTATCAATCCGTGGATCGACACCCTGCCGGATGATGTCAATTTTGTGCGCATCCCGGCCATGTTTGGCGGCATGTGGAACGTCCACGGCCAGCTGTTTATCACCCTTGAAGCGATGAAAGCCGAGCACAAGGTGCATGCCGCAGTGTTCGACGCCATCCACGTGCAGGGCAAGAAACTCGCCACTCCGGAAGAAATGGCAGACTTCCTGGCCGCCGAAGGCATCGACAAGGACGCCTTCCTCAAGACCTACAATTCCTTCGGCGTGAAGAGCCAGCTGGAAAAGGCCAAGAAACTCGCTATGGCTTACCAGATATCTGGCGTGCCGGTGATGATCGTCAACGGCAAATACCGTTTCGACATCAGCAGTTCGGGCGGTCCGCAGCAAACCCTGCAAGTGGCGGATCACCTGATCGCCAAAGAACGCGCCGCGCAGTAA
- a CDS encoding endonuclease/exonuclease/phosphatase family protein, with translation MLRRWPARRAIDLCDPQVNPRCAAADEWPQNGSLRLLSFNIQVGISTQRYHHYLTRSWQHLLPHAGRSGNLQRIGDLLGDFDLVALQEVDGGSLRSGYVNQVEHLAHLGAFPYWYQQLNRNFGRLAQHSNGVLSRLRPSLLEDHPLPGPPGRGAMLLRLGEGPDAVAVVMMHLSLGARTRTRQLAYIRELLGDYRHIVLMGDMNTHANDLLQHSPLRDLDLVAPQIEATFPSWRPQRCLDHILLSPGLPLERCEVLSQPISDHLPVAVQIRLPTSLYGPATPMLIEP, from the coding sequence ATGCTCAGGCGCTGGCCGGCCAGACGGGCGATTGACCTGTGCGATCCACAGGTCAATCCACGTTGCGCGGCAGCGGACGAATGGCCGCAGAATGGCAGCCTGCGATTGCTCAGTTTCAATATCCAGGTCGGCATCAGTACCCAGCGTTATCACCACTACCTGACACGCAGCTGGCAGCATCTGCTACCGCATGCCGGGCGCAGCGGCAATCTGCAACGGATTGGCGATCTGCTCGGTGATTTCGACCTGGTCGCGTTGCAGGAGGTCGATGGCGGCAGCCTGCGTTCGGGCTACGTCAATCAGGTCGAGCACCTCGCGCACCTCGGGGCTTTCCCTTACTGGTATCAGCAACTCAACCGCAACTTCGGCCGTCTGGCGCAGCACAGCAATGGCGTGCTCAGCCGTTTGCGACCCAGCCTGCTGGAAGATCATCCATTGCCCGGCCCGCCTGGCCGTGGCGCGATGTTGCTGCGCCTGGGCGAAGGGCCGGATGCAGTCGCCGTGGTAATGATGCACCTGTCCCTTGGCGCGCGTACCCGTACGCGCCAGTTGGCTTATATCCGCGAACTGCTGGGTGACTATCGGCACATAGTGCTGATGGGTGACATGAACACCCATGCCAATGACCTGCTGCAGCACTCACCGCTGCGCGATCTTGATCTGGTTGCTCCGCAGATCGAAGCGACCTTCCCCAGCTGGCGGCCGCAGCGCTGCCTTGATCACATTCTGCTTAGTCCTGGCCTACCGCTGGAGCGCTGTGAGGTGTTGTCGCAGCCGATCTCCGATCACTTGCCGGTGGCGGTGCAAATTCGTCTGCCCACTTCACTGTATGGGCCGGCAACGCCTATGCTGATTGAACCCTAA
- a CDS encoding GGDEF domain-containing protein: MTDDAQRWKSKYLESLEKQEKLERSWDARLDLLRRGLVRSSLAAEGSDKSVDQCMQELRGILRRDDIDKGLSALIPRLEKAVLDSEKHRQDRVEQNISGVTSLTDQLLALEPPREVRKALKQFAKRIEERASQPRELPALLSELSNLQQQALAALDCEVSQARPGFLQRLFGSKEAAPGSPDDSAPASADMLPPATSAPAVIAQPQAAVQAAEVAVNPNNEAPAPAAPATPNPVLEAQPVVAIPPSAAAPATVAPAQGSGDPVYALPEIPEPGYSAVAPHIGDSLMGLLDELELPERHQPQGEALRQRVQGGLNWYELVAVLDDLAVLVLAVTDSGQREFASYLKQLNERLASFLSTLSEAHEGYSESVESARSFNQELREQVSGLQASVQDAVDLPTLKQSLEARLDGLLSTVSEHQKHRDGHEDEVAQRLQSLTQKVADMEQEAQSFRDHLEEQRQKALIDPLTGLPNRAGWSERLELEMARWKRYGGELLLAVLDIDHFKRINDGYGHLAGDKVLKIIAGELAKRLRKTDFIARFGGEEFVLLIPSTPMEGGQQLLQTLLEGVEQCPFHFRGERVTITLSAGLTAFTGEEGSDQVFERADQALYRAKSGGRNRVELS, encoded by the coding sequence ATGACCGATGATGCCCAGCGCTGGAAAAGCAAGTATCTGGAAAGCCTGGAAAAGCAAGAGAAGCTCGAACGCAGCTGGGATGCCCGACTCGATCTGCTAAGACGCGGCTTGGTGCGTAGCTCGCTGGCTGCCGAAGGCAGTGACAAGTCGGTCGACCAGTGCATGCAGGAGCTGCGCGGTATTCTGCGCCGCGATGATATCGATAAGGGGCTTTCGGCACTGATTCCGCGTCTGGAAAAGGCTGTGCTTGACTCTGAAAAACACCGTCAGGATCGCGTCGAGCAGAACATTTCCGGTGTGACGAGTCTGACCGATCAACTGCTCGCCCTGGAGCCGCCGCGCGAGGTGCGCAAAGCGCTCAAGCAATTTGCCAAACGCATCGAGGAACGTGCCAGTCAACCGCGCGAACTGCCCGCGCTGCTCAGTGAATTAAGCAATCTGCAGCAGCAGGCCCTGGCCGCGCTTGATTGCGAGGTCAGCCAGGCGCGTCCGGGGTTTCTCCAGCGTCTGTTTGGCAGCAAGGAGGCTGCGCCTGGTAGCCCTGATGACAGCGCGCCGGCGTCAGCCGATATGCTGCCACCCGCAACGTCAGCCCCGGCTGTTATCGCGCAACCTCAAGCCGCAGTACAGGCTGCTGAAGTGGCGGTAAACCCGAACAACGAGGCGCCTGCGCCCGCCGCACCTGCCACGCCAAATCCCGTGTTAGAAGCACAGCCGGTGGTGGCAATCCCGCCCAGCGCAGCAGCGCCAGCAACAGTTGCACCCGCTCAGGGCTCTGGCGATCCGGTCTATGCCCTGCCGGAAATTCCCGAGCCGGGTTATAGCGCCGTCGCCCCGCATATCGGTGACAGCCTGATGGGCCTGCTCGATGAACTGGAGCTGCCGGAGCGCCATCAACCGCAGGGCGAGGCCTTGCGCCAGCGCGTGCAGGGCGGCTTGAACTGGTACGAGCTGGTGGCGGTGCTGGACGATCTGGCGGTGCTGGTGCTGGCCGTGACCGACAGTGGTCAGCGTGAGTTTGCCAGTTACCTGAAGCAGCTCAATGAGCGCCTGGCATCGTTTCTCAGCACCCTCAGTGAGGCCCATGAGGGCTACAGCGAGTCGGTAGAAAGCGCGCGAAGCTTTAATCAGGAGCTGCGTGAGCAGGTCAGCGGTTTGCAGGCCAGCGTGCAGGATGCGGTTGATCTGCCGACCCTCAAGCAATCACTGGAAGCGCGCCTGGATGGCTTGCTCAGCACCGTCAGTGAGCATCAGAAGCATCGCGACGGTCATGAGGACGAAGTGGCGCAACGCCTGCAAAGCCTGACTCAGAAGGTCGCGGATATGGAGCAGGAAGCGCAGAGCTTCCGCGATCACCTCGAAGAGCAGCGGCAGAAAGCTCTGATCGATCCGCTTACCGGCCTACCTAATCGGGCCGGCTGGAGCGAGCGCCTGGAGCTGGAGATGGCGCGCTGGAAACGCTATGGCGGTGAGTTGCTGCTGGCGGTGCTGGATATTGATCACTTCAAACGGATCAATGATGGTTACGGCCACCTGGCTGGCGACAAGGTGTTGAAGATCATTGCCGGCGAGCTGGCCAAGCGTCTGCGCAAAACCGATTTCATTGCCCGTTTCGGCGGCGAAGAGTTTGTTCTGCTGATACCTTCGACACCCATGGAAGGTGGGCAACAGCTGCTGCAAACCTTGCTCGAGGGCGTCGAGCAGTGTCCGTTCCACTTTCGTGGTGAGCGCGTGACCATCACCCTGTCTGCGGGCTTGACCGCTTTTACCGGTGAGGAAGGCAGCGACCAGGTGTTCGAGCGGGCCGATCAAGCGCTGTATCGGGCCAAGAGCGGCGGACGCAACCGGGTTGAGCTGAGTTAA
- a CDS encoding DASH family cryptochrome, which produces MYSYRINQEINTMRALLWFKQDLRLDDHPALQAGLTAECLLPVYVLDPALLQLNEFGMRRMGVHRARFLLESLLALEGELRQRGSHLLVVIGSAEQAIAQLVAQFNLNQVLTLEEIAPDERAQVARVARRLGDIPLQQAPANNLLRADELPFSIEQLPQVFSRFRSLVEERLQVFQPRHAPDRLPVLPDGALALLQPLPTLSQLGLGEPLSVPASAFPFSGGEPAALGRLRDYLWKTQGVRQYKETRNGMIGSEYSSKFSPWLANGSLSARRVVAELRRHEAQYKRNDSTQWLWVEMLWRDFFRWTLLRHGSALFKAGGLKATERAPQQLDQRFQDWSRGRTGMPLVDANMRELAATGFMSNRGRQVVASYLINDLQQDWRHGAAWFEEHLIDYDPASNWGNWAYLAGVGNDPRHNRVFNALRQAREYDPEAQYVSLWLPELRDVPQALRHTPFLLAGGHLRSLGYPQLDSIPESWKPYLHAVA; this is translated from the coding sequence TTGTACAGCTATCGTATCAACCAAGAGATCAACACCATGCGCGCATTGCTGTGGTTCAAACAGGATTTACGCCTTGATGACCACCCCGCCCTGCAGGCTGGCCTGACGGCAGAATGTCTGCTGCCGGTGTATGTACTGGACCCTGCACTGCTGCAGCTCAACGAATTCGGCATGCGCCGCATGGGCGTACACCGCGCGCGCTTTCTGCTGGAAAGCCTGTTGGCGCTGGAAGGCGAATTGCGCCAGCGCGGCTCACACCTGCTGGTGGTGATCGGTTCGGCGGAACAGGCCATTGCTCAGCTGGTTGCTCAGTTCAACCTGAACCAGGTGCTGACCCTGGAAGAAATCGCTCCCGACGAACGCGCGCAGGTGGCCCGTGTCGCTCGGCGCCTCGGTGACATTCCCCTGCAACAGGCGCCAGCCAACAACCTGCTGCGCGCGGATGAACTGCCGTTCAGCATCGAGCAACTGCCGCAGGTATTCAGCCGCTTTCGAAGCCTGGTGGAAGAGCGCCTGCAGGTGTTCCAGCCACGCCATGCCCCGGATCGTCTACCAGTGCTGCCGGATGGCGCGCTGGCGCTGCTGCAACCGTTGCCGACACTGTCACAACTGGGCCTGGGCGAACCGCTCAGTGTGCCGGCCAGTGCCTTCCCGTTCTCCGGTGGCGAACCCGCTGCGCTAGGCCGGCTGCGTGACTACCTTTGGAAAACCCAGGGCGTACGGCAGTACAAGGAAACCCGCAACGGCATGATCGGCAGCGAGTATTCATCGAAATTCTCGCCCTGGCTGGCCAACGGCAGCCTGTCTGCACGCCGCGTGGTGGCCGAGCTGCGCCGTCACGAGGCACAGTACAAACGCAACGACTCGACCCAGTGGCTGTGGGTGGAAATGCTCTGGCGTGATTTCTTCCGCTGGACCCTGCTTCGCCACGGCAGCGCACTGTTCAAAGCCGGCGGCCTGAAGGCCACCGAACGCGCGCCGCAGCAACTGGATCAACGCTTTCAGGATTGGTCACGCGGGCGCACTGGCATGCCACTGGTGGATGCCAATATGCGCGAACTGGCTGCCACCGGATTTATGTCCAACCGCGGCAGGCAGGTGGTTGCCAGCTACCTGATCAATGACCTGCAACAAGACTGGCGCCACGGTGCGGCCTGGTTCGAGGAACACCTGATCGATTACGACCCGGCCAGCAACTGGGGCAACTGGGCTTACCTGGCTGGCGTGGGCAACGATCCACGGCACAACCGGGTGTTCAATGCCCTACGCCAGGCCCGTGAATATGATCCCGAGGCGCAGTACGTCAGCCTCTGGCTACCCGAGCTGCGCGATGTGCCGCAGGCGCTGCGGCATACGCCCTTCCTGCTCGCCGGCGGACACCTGCGCAGCCTCGGCTACCCGCAGCTGGACAGCATTCCGGAAAGCTGGAAGCCCTACCTGCACGCAGTGGCCTGA